The following proteins are encoded in a genomic region of Chryseobacterium cucumeris:
- a CDS encoding tetratricopeptide repeat-containing sensor histidine kinase, with protein MYPGFKFVGIFLLFISCNFSENRNPPVKAPSTEADKMYNEAAALYNNDNEKAFTLLSKAESIYKLKNDSADIASCLIIKAIILNDIGDYLSSNERAIDALSFLKLPRDSAYLPSIYNNLAISEKNLKHYSEALNWYHKALQLSSDNSQKITIKNNIADTYGKLKNYPKAIHIYQSLLKEKNLQKNEIDYARILDNYSYISWLENKNYNAEPNLLKAFALRQKINDKAGMISSHSHLAEYYLHSDKSKALYHNHQKYLLAKVIKNPGDRIEAIEFLVKSDTKSNLQDYFAEYQYLNDSIQLSKDKAKNRFALIEFDVEKKNAENQKLKIITVQKQNRILKQNVVLGILSLTLIGGWIVYKRRKKGLQRENELRIKENQLHLSKKVHDVVANGIYQVMTKIENQEDFDKERVLDELEFVYEKSRDISYEKTASENKPEFSKRISTLIASFNNENVKTYLAGNDETIWKTLNDFTREEIYQVMRELLINMKKHSHATLVAFKFERKNNIIQIQYTDNGIGIPGGIIYKNGLTNTDSRIETIHGEIIFDTETEKGLKIYISFPAS; from the coding sequence ATGTATCCCGGTTTTAAATTTGTAGGAATTTTTCTTTTATTCATTAGCTGCAATTTTTCTGAAAACAGAAATCCTCCGGTAAAAGCCCCTTCCACTGAAGCGGACAAAATGTATAATGAAGCGGCAGCTTTATATAATAATGATAATGAAAAGGCATTTACCCTTCTATCTAAAGCAGAGAGCATTTATAAGCTAAAAAATGATTCAGCTGATATTGCATCGTGTTTAATTATCAAGGCTATTATCCTCAATGATATCGGAGATTACCTTAGCAGTAATGAAAGAGCTATCGATGCATTGTCCTTTTTAAAACTGCCCAGAGACTCTGCCTATCTTCCTTCCATTTATAATAACCTTGCAATATCTGAAAAAAATCTCAAGCATTATTCTGAGGCTCTCAACTGGTATCATAAAGCTTTACAGCTGAGTTCGGATAATTCTCAGAAAATCACTATTAAAAATAACATTGCAGACACCTACGGAAAACTGAAAAATTATCCGAAGGCAATTCATATCTATCAATCTCTTCTTAAGGAAAAAAACCTGCAAAAAAATGAGATTGATTATGCCCGGATTTTAGATAATTACAGTTATATAAGCTGGCTTGAAAACAAAAACTACAATGCAGAACCCAATCTGTTAAAAGCTTTTGCTCTCAGACAAAAAATCAACGATAAAGCGGGTATGATATCCAGTCATTCTCATCTTGCTGAGTATTACTTACACTCGGATAAATCAAAAGCCTTGTATCATAACCATCAAAAATATCTTTTAGCAAAAGTAATCAAAAACCCAGGTGACAGGATAGAAGCCATCGAATTTCTGGTAAAAAGTGATACAAAAAGCAACTTACAAGACTATTTTGCAGAATATCAGTATCTGAATGACAGCATCCAGCTATCTAAAGATAAAGCAAAAAACAGATTTGCATTAATAGAATTTGATGTAGAAAAGAAGAACGCAGAAAACCAAAAGTTAAAAATTATTACTGTTCAAAAACAAAACAGGATTCTGAAGCAGAATGTAGTTTTAGGAATTCTGTCTTTAACTCTGATTGGCGGCTGGATTGTTTACAAGAGAAGAAAAAAAGGGCTGCAGCGGGAAAATGAATTAAGAATAAAAGAAAATCAACTTCATCTTTCCAAAAAAGTACATGATGTGGTGGCCAATGGGATTTACCAGGTGATGACGAAGATCGAAAATCAGGAAGATTTTGACAAAGAAAGAGTACTTGATGAGCTGGAATTTGTCTACGAAAAGTCCAGGGATATTTCTTATGAGAAGACCGCTTCTGAAAATAAGCCGGAATTCAGTAAAAGAATATCTACCCTTATTGCATCGTTTAATAATGAAAATGTAAAAACTTATCTTGCCGGAAACGACGAAACTATATGGAAGACCTTGAATGATTTTACCCGGGAAGAAATCTATCAGGTGATGCGGGAACTTCTTATCAACATGAAAAAACACAGTCATGCCACCCTTGTTGCCTTTAAATTTGAAAGAAAAAATAACATCATACAAATTCAGTATACAGACAATGGCATCGGTATTCCGGGAGGAATTATCTACAAAAATGGTTTAACAAATACGGATTCCCGTATTGAAACTATTCATGGAGAAATTATTTTTGACACTGAAACCGAAAAGGGATTGAAAATTTATATTTCATTTCCTGCTTCTTAA